In Scleropages formosus chromosome 20, fSclFor1.1, whole genome shotgun sequence, a single window of DNA contains:
- the LOC108926754 gene encoding guanine nucleotide-binding protein G(I)/G(S)/G(O) subunit gamma-13-like, with the protein MEEMDLPQMKKEVESLKYQLAFKREKSSKTVTDLVKWIEDVVPEDPFLNPELMKNNPWVEKGKCSIL; encoded by the exons ATGGAGGAGATGGACCTGCCCCAGATGAAGAAGGAGGTGGAGAGCCTCAAGTACCAGCTGGCCTTTAAAAGGGAGAAATCTTCCAAAACGGTCACTGA CCTGGTGAAGTGGATCGAGGACGTGGTGCCAGAGGACCCGTTCCTGAACCCCGAGCTGATGAAGAACAACCCCTGGGTGGAGAAGGGCAAGTGCAGCATCCTCTAA